The Denticeps clupeoides chromosome 4, fDenClu1.1, whole genome shotgun sequence genome segment TAGGTAACTTTAAATTACATGTacatggttgaaaaaaaaattaagatgagATCAACACATCCTTTGCCTGGGTTTTATAGAAATCTAAACCCATGTGAATCTTGTGAATCTTTATTACGTGGCTAAAATATGAACTGTGTATTTCCTACCACCACCAATGACCTATAAAGTCCAGGCAGGGAGACGTGTAGGTCAGATGAATTGGTGGGTTTGTGCTTGTTCAATCTGCAATATTTCAAGCGGTTCCTTCATGGTGCCCCAAATATTCATGGGAAAGGCTCCAACATCCTCACAACGCAGGTTTAGAAATTGGGTTTTAGATGGTTAGAGGAATGTaaggatggatgggtggatggatggatagatttGTGGGTGGTTGGAAGACTTTACCCAATTCTTCTAGGCAGATTGCTTCAGGCCGTTTGAAAGAAATTGTCCAACAGCAATTTTCGAGAGGTCAACAGACTCTTTAATGGACTGACATGAGGACTGACAGGACCAATAGGAGAGTCACCTTTTCGTCCCTGAGCCTCACGTTGTTTTTGCCCTGTCTGCACTTTTACGAATTGCTAAAGGTGAACCAGATGACATTTTCACAGTATTTGAGTGGCAATGTAATATTACACGGCGTGATAAGAATGTGATAAAATCTGTAATTTCAGGCACACTGACACCTGTAAATTCCCACAAActaacataaaaacatttcaatgaTAAATTCATTGCAAATGCTATTCCCACAATGTGTCCAATTCAAAGTCAGGAAATTAGATTTTGATATTAATAATACCATTTTAATAGGTGTCTGTTAGGGAGGGGTTAATCTAGGCTGTTTAGCTGAGTGTGAGCTGTAACTAATTTGAAGGTCAAGAGATATAGGTTTAGAGCCGCTGGGATTTTAACGTGTGTATGTCATTGATTTAGGTCTTATACCCGGAGATCTGTAGTCAGACTTGGCTGCTGTAGCCTCCTCACAGGCCATGATGATTTGGGCTTCACTGACACCTACAGGCCAATACTGTAACTGTAAACAAATCCCGCTGAAATGCTTCTCTCTGGTTCTCCAGTAAACTTATTCTGTTCTGTTATGTATTAGTTTTGCAATATATTCAAgatatatttttcctttaattcaaaaaaagttttgagaatgacactaATAATGTTTTTCACAAGGTTAGCTGCTTTTAtcatggcaatttgcatatactaaAAATATCATGATGAGTGACTAGATGAGGAACTTAGGCATAAAGATGGAACTTCTTGTAGGCTCTTGCTTACCCGAAGAGAAGTGCATTAGTCCAGCCTGGAGGAGACAAAGGCCTGGAGCAGCTTTTCAGCAACTGATAGGGAGAGAATGGAGCGTTGTTTGGAGATGATCCAGAGGTGATAGAAAGAGGACTTGCAAAAGTGGTTGATGTGAGATTCAAAGGTGAGTTGGGGGTCAATTTTTACACCAGGATTGGTTACTGCTGATGAAAATGCTTATAGAACCAGAAAAGGTGATGCAGGTTATCATTGATTGATCTGATCTGGTGAGGAGTGCCGACCAGGATGGCTtcagttttaaagtgaagtgattgtcacttgtgatacacagcagcacagcacacggtgcacacagtgaaatttgtcctctgcatttaaccatcacccttggtgagcagtgggcagccatgacaggcacccggtgagcagtgtgtggggatggtgctttgctcagtggcacctcaggattcgaaccggcaaccttctgattacagggctttcttaaccgctaggccgccactgccccaagttTTGGAACTGTTGAGCTTGACGGAGATGATGGTGATAATGAAGATGTGGTTACAGCTGGGGCATTCATCCACAACCATCACCTCATTGACGTAAAGCTATGTCATCAGCACAATGGAATTTAAACCAACAAAGGGCAGTGTCAGTGAGTCCAATGTTGAAGTTCAGCCGGTTTAGAATTCTGTGATCGACAGTGTCAAATGCTACAGATAGATccaggaggatgaggatgcaTCAGATGATTTCAGGAGGTCATTTGGGACTCTTAGAAGTGCAGTTTCTCTGCAGACCAGAAACCAGTCTGGAATGTTTTATAGAGGTTGTTAAGTTTTAGGTGGATTTGAAGGTTGATGGCTACTGCTTTCTCAAGCACTTTGGATTTGAAGGGAAGATTTGAGATGGGCCTGTAATTAGAAAGAACATCTGGGTCAAGGTTGTGTTTTTGAGTAGTGGTTTTATGATGGCTTTCTTCAAGATAGAAGGAACGTGACTGGTTTGGAGAGAGTGATTTATAACAGAGGTGATCAGGGGACTTAAGACAGCGATATGGGTTTGAACCAGGGACGTTGGGAGGGGGTATAATTCACACGGAGAGGGTTTTATCTTCCTGATCATATTATGAAGCTCTTCTGATGAATGTTTACGGGTTGGAACTATTTATATGGGTGGACCAGAAACGTGGAGGTAAAGTAATCCATGAAAAGATTGCACTAGAATAGCATAGAAGAGCGAATTACAATatattgagttagaatagcagactggatgctttaaaaggagggtgatggttgaaatcattgttcttcctctgttaaccatggctACCTGTAAGGAAACatatgcagtcatcattgcataaaaagggcttcacaggcaataGTATTggtgctactaagattgcacttaaatcaaccatttatcagttcaacaaaaacttcaaggagagaggttcaagtgttgtaaaGAAGGCTTCATGGTGctcaagaaagcccagcaagcgccaggaccatctcctaaagatgattcagctgcaggatcaggGTGctaccagtgcagagcttgctcaggaatggcaacAGACAGGTGGgagtgcatctgcacgcacagtaaGGCCAAGactttggaggatggcctggtgtcaagaagggcagcaaagaagccgcTTCTCTCCACAAAAAacatcagaatcatatttagtAAAAAAAGTTCTGGGATTGGagtgctgaggactggggtaaagtcattttctctgatgaagcccctttctaattgtttggggcatctggaaaaatgattgttgggagaagaaaaggtgatgctacaatcagtcctgtctcgtgccaacagtaaagcatcctgagaccatttatgtgtgggctgcttctcatccaagggagtgggctcactcacaattttgcataagaacacagccatgaataaagaatggtaccaaaacatcctccgacagcaacttctcccaaccatccaagaacagtttggtgaagaacaatgccttttccagcatgatggagctcCATGCCATAAGgacaaagtgataactaagtggctcagagGATAAAAAAACTACTCCCTGGAGTTAATCCAAttaggcaggtggacaaacaaaaccccacaaattctgacaaactccaagcactgattatgaggaatgggtcgccatcagtcaggatttggcccagaagttgattgacagcatgtcagaggtgaattgcagaggtcttgaaaaaaaaggccaagGCTGCAAATATTGAATCTTTGCATAAAATctatgtaattgtcaataaaagcctttgtttgtaattatacttcaatacaccacattAACAACTGACAATAACATCTAAAAAcgctgaagcagcaaactttgtgaaaaccagtatttttgTCATTCACAAAACTTTTGCCTATAACTGTATGGTGagatttgtttaatgtgttcatATGATATTTACTTGGTAAAGAAATCAGtgctcttttattctttttctttagAAAGAAAGCCATACTCTTCTATTTCAACATATTGAAATGTGCCAATCCTGCTGTTTTAATAAACCTCCAGTGCCCGACCACTCAGGTAAGAAGTTGTTGAAGTTCCTTGACTGGTGCACCACCATTTAAATCAAATTGTGACTGAAATAAAAGTTGTCTATGGTGTTCTGTTTTTAACTTATGTATTTGATTGGCTTTTCTAGATGTGTGTCTCCAAGTGCCCAGACCGATTTGCAACCTATGCAGACATGCAGTTTCATTACCAGTTTAATCGCAGCCACTGGGATTACTACAAGCAGTTTTGCAGACCAGGTTTCAACAACCCAAAAAAGGTACGTACAAAATAATGCTGATGTAATGGAGTGTCGCCAGGGGATACACCGGTGCGACGAGCATCCTGTGtgacggtagtagcctagtgtgtaggcggtagtagcctagtgggtaagacactcgcctgtgaaccaggagacccaggttcaaaccccacttactaccattgtgtccctgagcaagacacttaaccctaagttgctccagggggggactgtccctgtaattactgattgtaagtcgctctggcatctgataaatgctgtaaatgtaaatgcaacgtTTGCAAATGGGTGCTGCGGTTTATATACTGGTCACACAAGTGCATTCTTATTCAAGGCACGCCTAGCTATACATGCTCTAACAGTCACTGTGGAAATCCACCTTCTCCTGCACCCGCTTTACCGTTATTCCTTCTGGTGTATAGACATAcaagtgtgtttttctttatttctcgcTCACTCATCAGGCAGTCACCCATGTTTTACGAGACGAGGACTGTCCATCAATGCTAGTGCCAAGTAGACCATGTAAGTGCATCCTTGAAATAACCATTAACCCACTGACACAGGCTACTGAATATTCATCTCTAAGCTCTCAGCACCCTCCATCATGTATAAAACTCTTTCTCTTGTGGTGTTGCTCAGCAGTGATCTGTGTTCCAGCACATCATCACGTCAATTGCGTCATCGTGGCCATCTAATTCagcttcattaaataaaaacacacatggcATCATTCTTCTGCATCACTGATACCATAGAACCTGCAAAATCTGTGTTTGCTCGGGGATTCATGTTGCTTTTATTGCTGTCatcttaatatatatatatgtgtgatatatatatatatagtacacacacacatcacacacatatatatatagttcacacacacatcatatatatatagtccACACAATATTAAGATGACAGCAATAAAAGCAACATGAATCCCCGAgcgcaaatatatatatggcatTGTGTGAACTCATATCCTGACAAAGTTTCTCACTGTAGTTCTACAGCGCTGCTTCCCAGACTTCGTCACTACAAACGGCACCCTAACGGTTGCCAATAAGACTGTCTTCAAAGATTCATTGGATGTCATAAGGAGCGTGACTGAACTTAAAGATGCTGCAACGTAAGATGTTTTTGacacatatatacagtggggcaaaaattATTTACCAGCCATCGATTGTGCATGTTGTCCCACTTAAACAGATGAGAGAAGTCTGTGGTTTTCATCAtagtacacttcaactgtgagagacaaaatgtaaaaaaaatccagggaATCACATTgcgtggtttttaaaaaattatttgtataatggtgcagaaaatattcACCTCAGTACTTTGGAACataaccttggttggcaatgacaaTTACAGACCtatctcatctttttaagtgggacaacttgcacaatcagtgacaaatactttttttgtaatattattttgaaaatATCTTGTGTAATTGATTTTTCATTCAAACTTTTCATTTTAGTATTATTGCATTGAAGGTTTCAGGTCCAATTTTTATTAGGGGCATGCCTAAGTACAATGTAGGGTTATGAGATCAATACGAGGTTAGATAGATTGTTCACTAAAAGAAGCTCAGCCATAGCCAGTTTAGTTCTGCCACAGGATGTCTATAGGGCGGTTTTATTTAGCAATTACaccaaattacaaaaaaagtgacTTGTTTTATCTATTGTGCCTTATTTTTTGATGTTCTGTATTAATTTATATTTCAGAAGGCATTGCTCTCAGGCTTTAGTAGATGTTCTTACTGACTGTAGTTGTTTAGCCAAACACCTCCTCCTTGCCACAGAAAAGCTTATGTTTGTAGAGGAAGCCTAAGGAGGCATATGGTTGTATGATAGCAGATTCTAAAGATTCAGATGCTCCTCTTTTGCCTGCAGTGGGATCATCAGCCTGCTCGATGCCAAAGAAGTAGGCATAAAGATTGTGGAGGACTATGCCAGCTCCTGGTATTGGATCTTAATGTaagttcttatttttttaaacttctgaCATAAATCATGCTATAATGATCTACAATCAAGCCTTGTTTGTAGAACAGGCATCTAGTGTTGTTAGTTAAAGTTCTACATTTCTGTTTGTGACAGAGGTCTGGTCATAGCGCTTGTGGTCAGTTTGATCTTCATCCTGCTGCTACGTTTCACAGCAGGCATCCTCCTCTGGTTCATCATCATTGGTGTCATAGTGGTGGTGGCCTATGGTAAGGAGCCTGAGTTCAGTGCAGTGATGCTGGTGCATATGAACCTGTTTTATGTACTGCTGTATCTCTTTGGTAGGGATCTGGCACTGTTACCAGGAGTTCTCCATCCTCAGGTACCAGTCGGGTGCCGACATGACCATCTCCGACCTTGGCTTCCAGACAGACTTCCGTGTCTacctccagctcagtcagaCCTGGCTGGTTTTCTGTGAGTGAAGATGGTTATTAATATTTGGGTTTGTCTTAATTCTAGACATACTTTAAGGCCAAGTTGAGTGAAATAATTCTGGGGTCACTACTTTCAGCTAggtaattattaatattttataatacacaGTGGTGTAGCTGTTAGTGGCGTAGCCTCAGACCTCCAAGGATGTGAGTCTGCATGTTTTCCCTGTGGGTTTCCTCAGTTCTGCGGTTTCCAAAAGCACAACCACAACCCTTAGTAACAGTACTGagaatacacatttacatttacatttgtggcatttggcagtcgcccttatccagagtgacttacatcttgctttcatgttaccatcaatgaagtagtcagttctggttcactaggactcaaactatgaataaaaaaatcattttatttgcttggttttagtttttctttacaTAAGTCAAACTATAAGAAAGTAACAAGTTAGACTAAGTattctgtaaagaggaaggtgttaagctgccatttgagaatactcagcgactgagctgctctgacctcaagtggaagttcattccaccacccagggtccaagacagagaagagtctagatgagtgtcttcagagatggagggaccaggcgagcagtactggaggctcggagtatacgaggtgcagtgcgaggtgtaataagggctgtgaggtaggatggtgctactccatgtttggctttgtaggccagcatcagtattttgaatctgatgcgtgcagctactgggagccagtggagggagcgtagcagagaaTTCAGGTTCTCCCATCAAATGCTAGTTTATATGTGACTGTGATATAATGTTTTCATGTAAGATGAGGTCTGTTTTCTTCTGTTTATAACCTTGACACTCAGAAGTCTTCTCTTGTCTTTGTGGCAAACATGACTTGTAGTTCTTGGTAGCTGTGTGGCCTTCAGGCTCTTTACTGCATGTAACTTATCAAATATCAAATGTGGCTTATTGAAAAGATTCCCAGTCTCCTgtgtaatataatgtattttCCAGTGTAGCCATCTTCAAAAAATCTGATTTTACCTGAGATGATTTCCTTTTTCTTgatcatacatttttattgttcctTTATTTATGTTGAATGATTCCTGAGTTTGAGTGTCCTGTGTAAATAAATCCTTGCCTTGCAAGTTTTCTCATTCATGGCCACTGTACAATATTCACCAAATATTGattcattcatgtttttgtttttgctgtctctctatctcagtAATATTTCTGGGTGTAACTGAAGCCTCCATCATTCTGATGCTGATTTTCTTGAGGAACAGGGTCCGGATTGCTATTGCATTGATCAAGGAGGGCAGCAAGTAAGCACTTTTAAACCCAGCTACGCTGCGTTATATCATAgtgcatttcatatttttacttGTACGAGAACTAACATTCTATTCTCTGTTTTCTGTGCAGGGCGATTGGCTATATCATGTCTGCCCTTTTCTACCCCATCATCACTTTCTTCCTGCTGGCTGTCTGCTTCTCCTACTGGGCTGTGACAGCCGTGTATCCTGTCCCCGAATAAAAGGAATATATGAGTAAACTTCAATAGAACAAATATAAGTCGATTTACAATTCTAATGTGTAaatatttgtgtaaataaacagtggtggcctagtgggtaaggaactGGACTCTTAACCAAAGGGTTACGGGTTCAAATACCGAATCACCAAGGTGACACTGCGGTCACCTTGAACAaggcaccatcctcacacactgctccctggtcgcctttcatggctggccactaacggtgatgggttaaatgcagatgacgcattttgttgtgtgcattgtgtgctgtgctgcagtctttcacaatgacaaaaacaatcgcTTTTTCTTTTATAGTTTGAATGTGATCCACTAGGTGGTGCTCTTGCTACAACAGGGATTTATAAACAGAACaagaagcagttttttttttttacctttgtaACATAATAACCTTAATCAGAgtattttattagatttttggCCTCCTCAGGAGAGCCAGTCTACAAAGTCATGTCATCGAATCCAGACTGCTTGTATGCAAATCAAACCTGCAATCCAGAAGTGAGTGATTCATTCACGTAATTCTCAATACTGACTTTTAAATATACCTattcttattttaataaacttgtTTTCAGTACAACTTTTGGTCTATAGTTCTAATGCATGTATATTTGGAAATAAATTGGAAatgaatatgttttaataacttttatgtgttttgataGACCTTTAACAAGACCAACATCACCCAGCAGTGTACTGGGTCCCAGTGCTCTTTTGCCTTCTATGGTGGAGAAAGCCTCTACCATCGCCACATCTTCATTCTACAGCTGAGCAACTTGCTGGTCTTCCTGTGGCTGGTGAACTTTACCATAGCGTTGGGTCAGTGCACCCTCGCCGGTGCTTTTGCCACCTATTACTGGGCTCAGAAAAAGCCGGCGGACATCCCAATCTGCCCAGTCTTCTCATCCTTTGCCAGGGCTTTGAGGTGAACACATTCCTGACCTTACGTGATAAGTGACATTTGGTCTCTCCTGTTTgttgaaatataatttaatgaCAATGTTTAACAACCAATACATTGAATTCCATTCAGTTTCTTAGAAATGAatggcgcctggggagcagtgtgtggggacggtcccttcCCTTTGCTGccaggccatcactgcccatAATATATACCATATACAAATGAAAGTAgtaattcagcttttttttaaatagcgcTTTTCTATTGGCAAGCAACTGACTAAATTCAAGGTGAAAATTAcagccatttaaaataaagctgCATTTCACTTAAATCCTTGTGTTTTTCAttggaaaaaaagcatttttgtgCATGAACTTAATTAATCCaaattgtgtgtttatttgaacatcccaattacattttttgtgtttggttGCAGGTATCATGTAGGATCACTTGCCTTTGGTTCTCTAATATTAGCTGTGGTCCAAGTCGTCCGAATAGTCCTGGAGTACCTCGATCAGAAGCTGAAAGGTGGGTGCTCCAAACCATTGATGCTGATGTGAAGTGTGTTCCATACTTTGCAGGGCTATTGGTAACTCTGTGACTGATGCTACTAGATTAGAGTTAACAGATACAGAATTTTGAGCTCATTTCTGCTAGTCCAAACACAACTACATCATAACTATATTCAGTTTTcatcaataatacattttaggcTTTCTAAATAATCTTGATTAATGAAgtaatcatttacagcatttatcagacgcccttaagcagagcgacttacaatcagtagttacagggacagtctccccccagagcaacttagggttaagtgtaagtgggatttgaacctgagtcttctggttcataggcgagtgtgttactactaTCACCCCCGGTGGACAGGGGTGTTTCACAGAAACAGTCTTCACTTCAGTGTACCAAAGAAT includes the following:
- the slc44a5a gene encoding choline transporter-like protein 5-A isoform X1, which codes for MQASSMEWFERLQWVQGGGQQGLHIFHDQPLKALHDDGCEPRKFDPAFRGPVHNRSCTDVLCCVLFIVVIFGYIALGSVAWLHGDPRKVIYPTDSSGQYCGQKGTANAKKAILFYFNILKCANPAVLINLQCPTTQMCVSKCPDRFATYADMQFHYQFNRSHWDYYKQFCRPGFNNPKKAVTHVLRDEDCPSMLVPSRPFLQRCFPDFVTTNGTLTVANKTVFKDSLDVIRSVTELKDAATGIISLLDAKEVGIKIVEDYASSWYWILIGLVIALVVSLIFILLLRFTAGILLWFIIIGVIVVVAYGIWHCYQEFSILRYQSGADMTISDLGFQTDFRVYLQLSQTWLVFLIFLGVTEASIILMLIFLRNRVRIAIALIKEGSKAIGYIMSALFYPIITFFLLAVCFSYWAVTAVFLASSGEPVYKVMSSNPDCLYANQTCNPETFNKTNITQQCTGSQCSFAFYGGESLYHRHIFILQLSNLLVFLWLVNFTIALGQCTLAGAFATYYWAQKKPADIPICPVFSSFARALRYHVGSLAFGSLILAVVQVVRIVLEYLDQKLKGAQNAAARFLLCCLKCCFWCLERFIRFINRNAYIMIAIYGTNFCTSAREAFYLLMRNIVRVAVLDKVTDFLLFLGKVLIAGSVGVIGFFFFTHKIPIVQEEVPVLHFYWVPVLTVIFGSYLIAHGFFSVYAMCVDTLFLCFCEDLERHDGTPAKPFLMSPDLQKILGKSESPKKSRL
- the slc44a5a gene encoding choline transporter-like protein 5-A isoform X2 — protein: MARKTGVPSPYYGEPRKFDPAFRGPVHNRSCTDVLCCVLFIVVIFGYIALGSVAWLHGDPRKVIYPTDSSGQYCGQKGTANAKKAILFYFNILKCANPAVLINLQCPTTQMCVSKCPDRFATYADMQFHYQFNRSHWDYYKQFCRPGFNNPKKAVTHVLRDEDCPSMLVPSRPFLQRCFPDFVTTNGTLTVANKTVFKDSLDVIRSVTELKDAATGIISLLDAKEVGIKIVEDYASSWYWILIGLVIALVVSLIFILLLRFTAGILLWFIIIGVIVVVAYGIWHCYQEFSILRYQSGADMTISDLGFQTDFRVYLQLSQTWLVFLIFLGVTEASIILMLIFLRNRVRIAIALIKEGSKAIGYIMSALFYPIITFFLLAVCFSYWAVTAVFLASSGEPVYKVMSSNPDCLYANQTCNPETFNKTNITQQCTGSQCSFAFYGGESLYHRHIFILQLSNLLVFLWLVNFTIALGQCTLAGAFATYYWAQKKPADIPICPVFSSFARALRYHVGSLAFGSLILAVVQVVRIVLEYLDQKLKGAQNAAARFLLCCLKCCFWCLERFIRFINRNAYIMIAIYGTNFCTSAREAFYLLMRNIVRVAVLDKVTDFLLFLGKVLIAGSVGVIGFFFFTHKIPIVQEEVPVLHFYWVPVLTVIFGSYLIAHGFFSVYAMCVDTLFLCFCEDLERHDGTPAKPFLMSPDLQKILGKSESPKKSRL